In Vitis vinifera cultivar Pinot Noir 40024 chromosome 17, ASM3070453v1, one genomic interval encodes:
- the LOC100251913 gene encoding E3 ubiquitin-protein ligase RGLG2, which produces MGGKSSKRSISRQSSHLGSSSYSWGHHDQSQIPYAQPAPGYLPQQHYNHPPPTYGGQNPGSKRKYSKIEDNYNSLDQVTSALAQAGLESSNLIVGIDFTKSNEWTGARSFYRRSLHHVGDDQNPYEQAISIIGKTLSKFDDDNLIPCFGFGDASTHDRDVFSFYSDERFCNGFEEVLKRYRELVPHLRLAGPTSFAPIVEMAITIVEQSGGQYHVLLIIADGQVTRSVDTEHGQLSPQEKRTVEAIVKASEYPLSIILVGVGDGPWDMMKEFDDNMPARAFDNFQFVNFTEIMSKNMDRSRKETEFALSALMEIPSQYKATMELNILGSHRGKAIDRVPLPPPLYGANSFSYSKPPQSSSFQPSAPSSDQHSASIHTSAPASSLADNNVCPICLTNKKDMAFGCGHQTCCECGPDLDLCPICRSPIQTRIKLY; this is translated from the exons ATGGGTGGAAAAAGTTCAAAAAGATCAATTTCGAGACAATCTTCACATTTAGGGTCTAGTTCATATTCATGGGGTCATCATGACCAGTCACAGATACCATATGCTCAACCAGCCCCAGGCTACCTGCCACAGCAGCATTATAACCATCCACCTCCAACTTATGGTGGCCAGAACCCTGGGTCCAAAAGGAAGTATTCAAAAATAGAAGATAATTACAATTCCCTGGATCAG GTTACTAGTGCCCTGGCACAGGCAGGCCTGGAGTCCTCAAACCTCATTGTTGGCATTGATTTCACAAAGAGTAACGAGTGGACAG GTGCAAGATCATTCTATCGGAGAAGTTTGCATCATGTTGGAGATGATCAAAATCCCTATGAGCAAGCAATATCAATCATTGGGAAAACATTGTCTAAGTTTGATGATGATAACTTGATTCCCTGTTTTGGATTTGGAGATG CATCGACACATGATCGAGATGTCTTCAGTTTCTATTCAGATGAGAGATTTTGTAATGGATTTGAGGAAGTCTTGAAACGCTATAGAGAATTAGTCCCTCATCTACGACTTGCAG GACCAACATCTTTTGCTCCCATCGTTGAAATGGCCATCACTATTGTTGAGCAAAGTGGTGGCCAGTATCATGTTTTGTTGATAATAGCTGATGGTCAG GTGACAAGAAGTGTAGATACTGAGCATGGCCAGCTAAGTCCCCAGGAAAAGAGAACTGTTGAAGCCATTGTGAAAGCAAG TGAGTATCCGCTGTCAATAATATTAGTTGGGGTTGGAGATGGACCATGGGATATGATGAAGGAATTTGATGATAACATGCCTGCCCGAGCCTTTGATAATTTCCAG TTTGTAAATTTTACAGAGATTATGTCAAAGAATATGGATAGATCCAGAAAAGAAACAGAGTTTGCTCTTTCAGCCTTAATGGAAATACCCTCTCAGTATAAAGCAACAATGGAGCTTAATATATTGGG TTCTCACAGGGGGAAGGCTATAGACAGGGTCCCTCTCCCCCCTCCTCTTTATGGTGCAAATTCTTTCAGCTACTCAAAACCTCCGCAATCAAGCAGCTTCCAACCAAGTGCACCTTCCTCTGATCAACATAGTGCATCAATTCACACTTCTGCACCTGCAAGTTCATTGGCAGATAATAAT GTTTGTCCCATTTGTCTTACCAATAAAAAAGACATGGCCTTCGGTTGTGGGCATCAG aCATGCTGTGAATGTGGACCCGACCTTGACTTATGCCCCATTTGCCGGAGCCCCATCCAAACTAGGATAAAGCTCTATTAA
- the LOC100253501 gene encoding aldehyde oxidase GLOX translates to MTPMHFGFNQTHSSINFSFFLFFSMPIPLSMEDKKHFPLAFKLMVVVLFLLLHCVCFCTAVAGSSGGKKGKWQLLLNNTGVVGMHMALTHHGTVIIFDQIGVGQSGYGLRRRYNGTRCMNTQHDLTDWSCFAHSVEYDMSLNKVRPLRLDTDPWCSSGSFLSNGTLLQTGGYGRGSRRIRYFRPCENGHCDWRQSKTLLSDDRWYASSQILPEKDRAIVVGGRQVFSYEFVPKLHSNHRSFDLPFLHRTTNKNEGGNNLYPFVHLSSDGNLFIFANRDSILFNYKRNRVVKSFPRIPGAGSRNYPSSGSSVILPLDHGDRFHKVEVMVCGGAASGAHQAAEQGKFLKGLSSCGRMVITGNTHKWNMENMPGPRLLNDMLILPTGDILIINGAKRGCAGWKNAADPSLQPYLYKPKKTLGRRFSVLKSTKIARMYHSSAILTPDGRVLVAGSNPNNKYTFRNVRYPTELRLQAFVPAYMDRQYHNTRPGNVSIHYGSGTNGGVRYGEGFSVRFWLGKKPSKTVEFSAYAPPFTTHSISMNQRMLKLRCKSMVRGEGGWINAALEAPPSPNVAPSGYYMLTVINGGIPSISQWIRIIHA, encoded by the coding sequence ATGACTCCCATGCACTTCGGATTCAACCAAACACACTCCAGTATAAATtttagcttcttcctcttcttctcaATGCCCATCCCTCTCTCAATGGAGGACAAGAAACACTTTCCTCTTGCTTTCAAGCTCATGGTTGTTGTGCTTTTTTTGTTATTGCATTGTGTTTGTTTTTGCACTGCAGTTGCAGGTTCCTCAGGAGGGAAGAAAGGGAAATGGCAGCTTCTCCTGAACAACACTGGTGTGGTGGGTATGCATATGGCCTTAACCCATCATGGCACCGTAATAATATTCGATCAAATTGGAGTGGGCCAGTCGGGTTATGGACTCCGTCGAAGGTATAATGGAACAAGGTGCATGAATACTCAGCATGATTTAACAGACTGGTCCTGCTTTGCTCACTCTGTTGAGTATGATATGTCACTTAACAAAGTTAGGCCTCTAAGGCTTGACACTGATCCCTGGTGCTCTTCGGGTTCCTTCTTGAGCAATGGAACCCTTCTTCAGACGGGTGGATATGGCAGGGGTTCTCGTAGAATCCGGTACTTCCGGCCTTGTGAGAATGGCCACTGTGATTGGAGGCAGTCAAAGACATTGCTGTCTGATGACCGATGGTATGCTTCAAGCCAAATACTCCCAGAGAAGGATAGGGCTATCGTTGTTGGGGGAAGACAAGTTTTTAGTTACGAATTCGTGCCGAAACTGCACTCGAACCACAGATCCTTTGATCTTCCCTTCTTGCACCGGACTACAAACAAAAATGAAGGGGGAAACAATCTCTACCCTTTTGTTCACCTCTCCTCAGATGGCAACTTGTTCATTTTCGCCAACCGGGATTCAATCCTCTTCAACTATAAACGAAACAGGGTGGTGAAGAGCTTCCCTCGAATTCCTGGTGCTGGTTCAAGGAACTATCCAAGCAGTGGGTCATCGGTGATTCTCCCTTTAGACCACGGAGACCGGTTCCACAAGGTGGAAGTCATGGTGTGTGGAGGTGCTGCGTCAGGAGCTCATCAAGCTGCAGAACAGGGCAAGTTCTTGAAGGGTTTGAGCTCTTGTGGGAGGATGGTGATTACAGGAAATACACACAAGTGGAACATGGAAAACATGCCAGGACCTCGTCTCCTAAACGACATGCTCATCCTCCCAACTGGGGATATTCTCATCATCAATGGTGCAAAACGTGGTTGTGCTGGATGGAAGAATGCTGCAGATCCTTCTCTCCAACCTTACCTATACAAACCCAAGAAAACCCTTGGAAGGAGGTTTTCAGTCTTGAAGTCCACGAAAATAGCAAGAATGTATCACTCCTCAGCCATTCTCACACCTGATGGAAGAGTTCTAGTTGCTGGGAGTAACCCCAACAACAAGTACACCTTCAGAAATGTGAGGTACCCAACTGAGCTGAGATTACAGGCCTTTGTTCCAGCCTACATGGACAGACAATACCACAACACAAGGCCAGGCAATGTGTCAATACACTATGGAAGTGGCACTAATGGAGGAGTGAGGTATGGCGAAGGCTTTTCTGTTCGATTCTGGCTGGGGAAGAAGCCGAGCAAGACAGTGGAGTTCAGTGCATATGCACCACCATTCACGACACACTCCATTTCAATGAACCAAAGGATGCTGAAACTCAGGTGCAAGAGCATGGTGAGGGGTGAGGGTGGTTGGATCAATGCAGCTCTGGAGGCTCCTCCATCTCCTAATGTTGCACCCTCTGGTTATTACATGCTTACAGTCATCAATGGGGGGATCCCCAGTATTTCTCAGTGGATTAGGATCATACATGCTTGA